In Pseudonocardia sp. C8, one genomic interval encodes:
- a CDS encoding aromatic ring-hydroxylating dioxygenase subunit alpha, translating into MTTGELSTPAQDQELPESLRETLAGHYYTDPGIFRAEQDSIFHQNWFCAVLAADLERPGQFQTVQVGRESVIVTRARNGEINAFLNVCRHRGARICTEETGEVRRSFQCPYHAWTYGLDGKLVAAPNLTAMPDIDKVEYGLHKVHVREWLGYVWLSLAETPPSFDDTVIDDVTTRLGSPDAIVGYDVEHLKLGRRIEYDVKANWKQIVENFMECYHCATIHPELTEVLPEFADGLAAQYFVGHGAEFGEEVKGFTVDGSEGLERIPGVSEDQDRRYYAITVRPQVFINLVPDHVVFHRMFPLTAERTLVICDWLYLPEVVDSGADIDKSVELFHRVNQQDFDACERCQVAMDSRSYQKGGVLVPSEHHIGEFHDWVRERIG; encoded by the coding sequence ATGACGACCGGTGAGCTTTCGACCCCTGCCCAGGACCAGGAACTCCCGGAGAGCCTGCGAGAGACGCTCGCGGGCCACTACTACACCGACCCGGGGATCTTCCGGGCCGAGCAGGACAGCATCTTCCACCAGAACTGGTTCTGCGCCGTCCTCGCCGCCGACCTCGAGCGGCCGGGCCAGTTCCAGACCGTGCAGGTCGGCCGGGAGAGCGTGATCGTCACCCGGGCCCGCAACGGGGAGATCAACGCCTTCCTGAACGTGTGCCGGCACCGCGGCGCCCGGATCTGCACCGAGGAGACCGGCGAGGTCCGCCGCTCCTTCCAGTGCCCGTACCACGCCTGGACCTACGGGCTCGACGGCAAGCTCGTCGCCGCGCCGAACCTCACCGCGATGCCCGACATCGACAAGGTCGAGTACGGCCTGCACAAGGTGCACGTCCGCGAGTGGCTGGGTTACGTCTGGCTGTCGCTGGCCGAGACCCCGCCGTCGTTCGACGACACCGTCATCGACGACGTCACCACCCGGCTCGGCTCGCCGGACGCCATCGTCGGCTACGACGTGGAGCACCTCAAGCTCGGCCGGCGCATCGAGTACGACGTGAAGGCGAACTGGAAGCAGATCGTCGAGAACTTCATGGAGTGCTACCACTGCGCGACGATCCACCCCGAGCTGACCGAGGTCCTGCCCGAGTTCGCCGACGGCCTGGCCGCGCAGTACTTCGTGGGCCACGGCGCCGAGTTCGGCGAGGAGGTCAAGGGCTTCACCGTCGACGGCTCGGAGGGCCTCGAGCGGATCCCGGGCGTCAGCGAGGACCAGGACCGCCGGTACTACGCCATCACCGTCCGGCCGCAGGTCTTCATCAACCTGGTGCCCGACCACGTGGTGTTCCACCGGATGTTCCCGCTCACCGCCGAGCGGACGCTGGTGATCTGCGACTGGCTCTACCTGCCCGAGGTCGTCGACTCCGGCGCCGACATCGACAAGTCGGTCGAGCTGTTCCACCGGGTCAACCAGCAGGACTTCGACGCGTGCGAGCGCTGCCAGGTGGCCATGGACTCGCGGTCCTACCAGAAGGGCGGCGTGCTGGTGCCCAGCGAGCACCACATCGGTGAGTTCCACGACTGGGTCCGCGAGCGGATCGGCTGA
- a CDS encoding BCCT family transporter → MPERESSTEEGTEGGRLRTDWTVFGLGAVLALLFVVWGLVDPDSLSASASTLLGSLMRAGGWGFVLAATAFVAFALFLAFSKFGRIKLGGDDEEPEFRTVSWIAMMFSAGMGIGLMFFGVNEPLSFFTTSTPPGTAAPGSTEAMQVAMATSLFHWTLHPWAIYAVVGLAIAYSTFRKGRAQLISQAFIPLIGKRAAEGPIGKAIDILAIFATLFGSAASLGLGAFQIGGGMQSAGWTDGPVGPGTLAAIVVVLTAAFILSAVSGIARGIQWLSNINMVLAALLALFVFVVGPTVIILDLIPTSIGAYFSDFFEMVGRTEAVGGEPMLEWLSSWTIFYWAWWISWTPFVGMFLARISRGRTIREFVAGVILAPSLVSLVWFAVFGGTAITQSQQGVQFSDDSNVQLFEMLGAYPWATATGVLVMLLVGIFFVSGADAASIVMGTLSQRGTIEPSRWIVIFWGSVMGAVAVLMLITGGEDALSGIQNLTILVAAPFVVIMVLLCMALHRDLRHDTVILREKKGAEVLEQAVDWATENHGDDFFFKVGAFSKDGEEPDGPAAGPVADPARSAEHNGGAPAPAAADVEPPEPVR, encoded by the coding sequence ATGCCAGAGCGTGAGTCGAGCACGGAGGAGGGCACGGAAGGGGGCCGGCTGCGGACGGACTGGACGGTCTTCGGGCTGGGTGCGGTTCTCGCGCTGCTGTTCGTGGTGTGGGGGCTCGTCGATCCGGACAGCCTGAGCGCGTCGGCCAGCACGCTGCTCGGCAGCCTGATGCGTGCCGGCGGCTGGGGCTTCGTCCTCGCCGCGACGGCGTTCGTCGCGTTCGCGCTGTTCCTGGCGTTCAGCAAGTTCGGCCGGATCAAGCTCGGTGGTGACGACGAGGAGCCGGAGTTCCGGACGGTCTCCTGGATCGCGATGATGTTCTCGGCCGGCATGGGCATCGGACTGATGTTCTTCGGCGTGAACGAGCCGCTGTCGTTCTTCACCACCTCCACCCCGCCCGGCACCGCCGCGCCCGGCAGCACCGAGGCCATGCAGGTCGCCATGGCGACCTCGCTGTTCCACTGGACCCTGCACCCGTGGGCCATCTACGCCGTGGTCGGGCTCGCGATCGCCTACTCCACGTTCCGCAAGGGCCGCGCGCAGCTGATCAGCCAGGCGTTCATCCCGCTGATCGGCAAGCGCGCCGCCGAGGGCCCGATCGGCAAGGCCATCGACATCCTCGCCATCTTCGCGACCCTGTTCGGCTCCGCGGCCTCGCTGGGTCTGGGCGCCTTCCAGATCGGTGGCGGCATGCAGAGCGCCGGCTGGACCGACGGCCCGGTCGGACCCGGCACGCTGGCCGCGATCGTCGTGGTGCTCACCGCCGCGTTCATCCTCTCCGCGGTCTCCGGGATCGCCCGCGGCATCCAGTGGCTGTCCAACATCAACATGGTGCTGGCCGCGCTGCTGGCCCTGTTCGTGTTCGTCGTCGGCCCGACGGTGATCATCCTCGACCTGATCCCGACCTCGATCGGCGCCTACTTCTCCGACTTCTTCGAGATGGTCGGCCGCACCGAGGCCGTCGGCGGCGAGCCGATGCTGGAGTGGCTGTCGAGCTGGACCATCTTCTACTGGGCCTGGTGGATCTCCTGGACCCCGTTCGTCGGCATGTTCCTGGCCCGCATCTCGCGCGGGCGCACCATCCGCGAGTTCGTGGCCGGCGTCATCCTGGCCCCCAGCCTCGTGTCGCTGGTCTGGTTCGCCGTCTTCGGCGGCACCGCGATCACCCAGTCCCAGCAGGGCGTGCAGTTCTCCGACGACTCCAACGTCCAGCTCTTCGAGATGCTGGGCGCCTACCCGTGGGCCACGGCCACCGGCGTCCTGGTGATGCTGCTCGTCGGCATCTTCTTCGTCTCCGGTGCCGACGCCGCCTCCATCGTCATGGGGACGCTGTCCCAGCGCGGCACGATCGAACCGAGCCGCTGGATCGTCATCTTCTGGGGCTCGGTCATGGGCGCGGTCGCCGTGCTCATGCTGATCACCGGCGGCGAGGACGCCCTGTCCGGCATCCAGAACCTCACCATCCTGGTCGCCGCCCCGTTCGTGGTCATCATGGTGCTGCTCTGCATGGCCCTGCACCGCGACCTGCGCCACGACACCGTCATCCTGCGGGAGAAGAAGGGCGCCGAGGTCCTCGAACAGGCCGTCGACTGGGCCACCGAGAACCACGGTGACGACTTCTTCTTCAAGGTCGGCGCCTTCTCCAAGGACGGCGAGGAGCCCGACGGTCCTGCGGCGGGCCCGGTGGCGGATCCGGCCCGCTCGGCGGAGCACAACGGCGGGGCACCGGCCCCGGCCGCCGCGGACGTCGAGCCTCCGGAGCCGGTCCGCTGA
- a CDS encoding IclR family transcriptional regulator: protein MTASSTSPAVGRALDVLLFLAARPGPVPGATLVRELGIPRSSAYHLLTVLTERGFVVHYPDQQRYGLGVAAFEVGSAYLRHGSLEHLGRPLARRLAARTGEITHLGILHGPDTLYLVKERPARQPVPVTLVTDVGVRLPASLTANGRSILAHVSAAQLRALFPHSSSLVTRTAHGPRTLAALRALLAAERDRGYAQEDEMITAGMQSVAACAFDHTGTPIAAFSVTRRIDRASGPAEAIAEPVREAARRLTVAMSGTAPAGWF from the coding sequence CGGGCCCGGTCCCGGGGGCCACGCTGGTGCGGGAGCTGGGCATCCCGCGGTCGTCGGCGTACCACCTGCTGACCGTGCTCACCGAGCGCGGCTTCGTCGTCCACTACCCCGACCAGCAGCGCTACGGCCTCGGCGTCGCCGCGTTCGAGGTCGGCAGCGCCTACCTGCGGCACGGTTCGCTGGAGCACCTCGGGCGGCCGCTGGCCCGCAGGCTCGCCGCCCGCACCGGCGAGATCACGCACCTGGGCATCCTGCACGGGCCGGACACCCTGTACCTGGTGAAGGAACGCCCGGCCCGGCAGCCGGTGCCGGTCACCCTCGTCACCGACGTCGGCGTGCGGCTGCCCGCCTCGCTCACCGCGAACGGGCGCTCGATCCTCGCCCACGTGAGCGCCGCCCAGCTGCGGGCGCTGTTCCCGCACTCGTCGTCGCTCGTGACCCGGACCGCGCACGGCCCCCGTACGCTCGCCGCGCTGCGCGCGCTGCTGGCGGCCGAGCGGGACCGGGGCTACGCCCAGGAGGACGAGATGATCACCGCGGGGATGCAGTCGGTCGCGGCGTGCGCCTTCGACCACACCGGGACGCCGATCGCGGCGTTCAGCGTCACCCGCCGGATCGACCGGGCGAGCGGCCCGGCGGAGGCGATCGCCGAGCCCGTGCGGGAGGCCGCCCGCCGGCTGACGGTCGCGATGTCCGGCACGGCCCCGGCGGGCTGGTTCTGA